One genomic segment of Pseudorca crassidens isolate mPseCra1 chromosome X, mPseCra1.hap1, whole genome shotgun sequence includes these proteins:
- the LOC137216618 gene encoding melanoma antigen preferentially expressed in tumors-like yields the protein MDQKTTVTLLELAAKSLLNNEPATIHALNKIPKDLFVPLFNAAFLGGHKKILKAMVKVWPFRCLHIGSLTTRESYYDILEAVIDGLQILPAQNSSSCKIQQNVGSLHVCCRDLQIDRMSGHKSILQFLDLGCIENLEMDQANLSEVVTLLAQMIHLNSLTLCNIPFKTYNRRKFRSFLLCLGRLDHLQELSLSFFCLTDQLHKLLRVVPPQLDSLYLPHCQLSHRDVTVLSQSSQATHLRVLSLSNNHIFSEVYEPFQALLEKVSSTLQHLVISNCMITDSTLSAVIPALSHCTQLHVLSFAFNPITMPVLKSLLQHLTSLMKLKHVIYPVPVHCYEEWIFHDRLDRQKLAEVQAQLEAMLHGAQRNDMKWVSCSE from the exons ATGGACCAAAAGACCACAGTCACCCTCCTTGAGCTTGCTGCAAAGAGTCTGCTGAATAATGAGCCTGCAACTATCCATGCCCTGAACAAAATCCCAAAAGACCTCTTTGTTCCATTGTTCAACGCTGCCTTCTTGGGTGGGCATAAGAAGATCCTAAAGGCAATGGTGAAGGTTTGGCCTTTTCGCTGTCTCCATATTGGGTCATTGACCACACGGGAATCATACTATGACATCTTGGAAGCCGTGATTGATGGTCTGCAGATCCTCCCTGCCCAGAACTCTTCCTCTTG TAAGATTCAGCAGAACGTTGGGTCCTTGCACGTCTGCTGCAGAGATTTGCAAATCGATAGAATGTCTGGGCACAAAAGTATCCTGCAGTTTCTGGATCTGGGGTGCATTGAGAACCTGGAAATGGATCAGGCTAATCTGAGTGAAGTCGTCACCCTTTTGGCTCAGATGATCCACCTGAACAGCCTTACTCTGTGTAACATCCCCTTTAAAACTTATAATAGAAGGAAATTCAGATCTTTTCTCCTCTGCCTTGGGCGGCTGGACCATCTCCAGGAGCTGAGCTTGTCTTTCTTCTGCCTCACAGATCAACTGCACAAACTGCtcag AGTTGTGCCACCTCAGTTGGATTCACTGTATCTACCTCACTGTCAGCTTTCTCACAGAGATGTCACTGTCCTGTCACAGAGCTCTCAGGCCACCCACCTAAGGGTATTGAGTCTCAGTAACAACCACATCTTCTCAGAAGTTTATGAGCCCTTCCAGGCTCTGCTGGAGAAGGTCTCAAGCACCCTGCAACATCTGGTGATAAGCAATTGTATGATAACTGATTCTACTCTCTCTGCCGTCATCCCAGCCCTGAGCCACTGTACTCAGCTCCATGTCCTTAGCTTTGCCTTCAATCCCATTACAATGCCTGTGCTCAAGAGCCTTCTGCAGCACTTGACTTCCTTGATGAAGCTGAAGCATGTGATTTATCCTGTCCCTGTCCATTGCTACGAGGAATGGATTTTTCATGACCGTTTGGACCGACAGAAACTTGCTGAAGTTCAGGCTCAGTTGGAAGCGATGCTGCACGGGGCACAGAGGAACGACATGAAATGGGTCAGTTGTTCAGAGTGA